From Plasmodium chabaudi chabaudi strain AS genome assembly, chromosome: 12, the proteins below share one genomic window:
- a CDS encoding tubulin beta chain, putative (query 413-413;GPI_cleavage_site_score=0.172;~pfam_scan;Pfam:PF00091.21; E()=1.6E-68;score=230.7;query 3-211;description=Tubulin;~pfam_scan;Pfam:PF03953.13; E()=1.1E-41;score=141.9;query 261-381;description=Tubulin_C;~iprscan;InterPro:IPR002453 : Beta tubulin;PRINTS:PR01163; score=3.8E-118;query 230-239;description=Beta tubulin;~iprscan;InterPro:IPR002453 : Beta tubulin;PRINTS:PR01163; score=3.8E-118;query 377-388;description=Beta tubulin;~iprscan;InterPro:IPR002453 : Beta tubulin;PRINTS:PR01163; score=3.8E-118;query 347-370;description=Beta tubulin;~iprscan;InterPro:IPR002453 : Beta tubulin;PRINTS:PR01163; score=3.8E-118;query 245-258;description=Beta tubulin;~iprscan;InterPro:IPR002453 : Beta tubulin;PRINTS:PR01163; score=3.8E-118;query 88-99;description=Beta tubulin;~iprscan;InterPro:IPR002453 : Beta tubulin;PRINTS:PR01163; score=3.8E-118;query 412-430;description=Beta tubulin;~iprscan;InterPro:IPR002453 : Beta tubulin;PRINTS:PR01163; score=3.8E-118;query 265-281;description=Beta tubulin;~iprscan;InterPro:IPR002453 : Beta tubulin;PRINTS:PR01163; score=3.8E-118;query 108-126;description=Beta tubulin;~iprscan;InterPro:IPR002453 : Beta tubulin;PRINTS:PR01163; score=3.8E-118;query 41-58;description=Beta tubulin;~iprscan;InterPro:IPR002453 : Beta tubulin;PRINTS:PR01163; score=3.8E-118;query 152-164;description=Beta tubulin;~iprscan;InterPro:IPR002453 : Beta tubulin;PRINTS:PR01163; score=3.8E-118;query 212-224;description=Beta tubulin;~iprscan;InterPro:IPR002453 : Beta tubulin;PRINTS:PR01163; score=3.8E-118;query 311-329;description=Beta tubulin;~iprscan;InterPro:IPR002453 : Beta tubulin;PRINTS:PR01163; score=3.8E-118;query 329-343;description=Beta tubulin;~iprscan;InterPro:IPR013838 : Beta tubulin, autoregulation binding site;Prosite:PS00228; score=1.0;query 1-4;description=Beta tubulin, autoregulation binding site;~iprscan;InterPro:IPR003008 : Tubulin/FtsZ, GTPase;SMART:SM00864; score=1.4E-71;query 47-244;description=Tubulin/FtsZ, GTPase domain;~iprscan;InterPro:IPR003008 : Tubulin/FtsZ, GTPase;Pfam:PF00091; score=1.5E-69;query 3-211;description=Tubulin/FtsZ, GTPase domain;~iprscan;InterPro:IPR017975 : Tubulin, conserved site;Prosite:PS00227; score=1.0;query 140-146;description=Tubulin, conserved site;~iprscan;InterPro:IPR000217 : Tubulin;PRINTS:PR01161; score=5.7E-104;query 132-150;description=Tubulin;~iprscan;InterPro:IPR000217 : Tubulin;PRINTS:PR01161; score=5.7E-104;query 176-189;description=Tubulin;~iprscan;InterPro:IPR000217 : Tubulin;PRINTS:PR01161; score=5.7E-104;query 370-398;description=Tubulin;~iprscan;InterPro:IPR000217 : Tubulin;PRINTS:PR01161; score=5.7E-104;query 10-30;description=Tubulin;~iprscan;InterPro:IPR000217 : Tubulin;PRINTS:PR01161; score=5.7E-104;query 93-104;description=Tubulin;~iprscan;InterPro:IPR000217 : Tubulin;PRINTS:PR01161; score=5.7E-104;query 151-172;description=Tubulin;~iprscan;InterPro:IPR000217 : Tubulin;PRINTS:PR01161; score=5.7E-104;query 106-130;description=Tubulin;~iprscan;InterPro:IPR000217 : Tubulin;PRINTS:PR01161; score=5.7E-104;query 190-210;description=Tubulin;~iprscan;InterPro:IPR000217 : Tubulin;PRINTS:PR01161; score=5.7E-104;query 51-70;description=Tubulin;~iprscan;InterPro:IPR008280 : Tubulin/FtsZ, C-terminal;Superfamily:SSF55307; score=1.28E-81;query 244-429;description=Tubulin/FtsZ, C-terminal;~iprscan;InterPro:IPR036525 : Tubulin/FtsZ, GTPase domain superfamily;Superfamily:SSF52490; score=2.22E-102;query 1-243;description=Tubulin/FtsZ, GTPase domain superfamily;~iprscan;InterPro:IPR018316 : Tubulin/FtsZ, 2-layer sandwich domain;SMART:SM00865; score=2.6E-45;query 246-383;description=Tubulin/FtsZ, 2-layer sandwich domain;~iprscan;InterPro:IPR018316 : Tubulin/FtsZ, 2-layer sandwich domain;Pfam:PF03953; score=4.5E-41;query 261-381;description=Tubulin/FtsZ, 2-layer sandwich domain), with translation MREIVHVQAGQCGNQIGAKFWEVISDEHGIDPSGTYRGDSDLQLERVDVFYNEATGGRYVPRAILMDLEPGTMDSVRAGPFGQLFRPDNFVFGQTGAGNNWAKGHYTEGAELIDAVLDVVRKEAEGCDCLQGFQITHSLGGGTGSGMGTLLISKIREEYPDRIMETFSVFPSPKVSDTVVEPYNATLSVHQLVENADEVQVIDNEALYDICFRTLKLTTPTYGDLNHLVSAAMSGVTCSLRFPGQLNSDLRKLAVNLIPFPRLHFFMIGFAPLTSRGSQQYRALTVPELTQQMFDAKNMMCASDPRHGRYLTACAMFRGRMSTKEVDEQMLNVQNKNSSYFVEWIPHNTKSSVCDIPPKGLKMAVTFVGNSTAIQEMFKRVSDQFTAMFRRKAFLHWYTGEGMDEMEFTEAESNMNDLVSEYQQYQDATAEEEGEFEEEEGDVEA, from the exons atgagaGAAATAGTACATGTTCAAGCAGGCCAATGTGGTAATCAAATTGGTGCAAAGTTTTGGGAAGTTATTTCTGATGAGCATGGAATAGATCCA agCGGTACCTATAGAGGAGATAGTGATTTACAATTAGAAAGAGTTGACGTTTTCTATAATGAAGCAACTGGAGGTAGGTACGTACCCAGAGCCATATTAATGGACTTAGAACCTGGTACTATGGATAGTGTTCGTGCAGGCCCATTTGGTCAATTATTTAGACCAGATAACTTTGTTTTTGGTCAAACTGGAGCAGGAAATAATTGGGCTAAAGGACACTATACAGAAGGTGCAGAATTAATAGATGCTGTATTAGATGTAGTTAGAAAAGAAGCAGAAGGATGCGATTGTCTTCAAGGATTTCAAATAACTCACTCATTAGGTGGTGGTACTGGTAGTGGTATGGGAACTTTACTTATTAGTAAAATAAGAGAAGAATATCCAGATCGTATTATGGAAACATTTTCTGTTTTCCCATCACCAAAAGTATCTGATACTGTCGTTGAGCCATACAATGCAACATTGTCAGTTCACCAATTAGTAGAAAATGCGGATGAAGTCCAAGTTATCGATAATGAAGctttatatgatatatgtTTTAGAACTCTTAAATTAACAACACCAACATATGGTGATTTGAACCATTTAGTTTCAGCCGCTATGTCAGGTGTTACATGCTCCTTAAGATTTCCAGGTCAACTAAACTCTGACTTAAGAAAACTAGCTGTTAATTTAATTCCATTCCCTCGTTTACATTTCTTTATGATCGGTTTTGCTCCATTAACAAGCCGAGGAAGCCAACAATATAGAGCTTTAACTGTACCTGAATTAACTCAACAAATGTTTGATgctaaaaatatgatgtgTGCTAGTGACCCAAGACACGGAAGATATTTAACTGCATGCGCTATGTTTAGAGGTAGAATGTCAACTAAAGAAGTAGACGAACAAATGCTAAATGtccaaaataaaaactctTCTTACTTTGTTGAATGGATTCCACACAATACTAA ATCAAGTGTTTGTGATATTCCACCAAAGGGACTCAAAATGGCAGTTACTTTCGTAGGAAATTCCACAGCTATCCAAGAAATGTTCAAAAGAGTATCTGATCAATTTACAGCTATGTTTAGAAGAAAAGCCTTTTTGCACTGGTATACTGGAGAAGGTATGGACGAAATGGAATTTACAGAAGCAGAATCAAACATGAATGATCTTGTTTCCGAATATCAACAATATCAAGATGCAACTGCTGAAGAAGAAGGAGAATTTGAAGAGGAAGAGGGAGACGTTGAAGCTTAA
- a CDS encoding nucleolar protein 5, putative (term=annotation;date=20130105;qualifier=added_gene_name=nop5;qualifier=removed_product=small subunit rrna processing protein, putative;qualifier=added_product=nucleolar protein 5, putative;curatorName=ucb@sanger.ac.uk;~;query 432-432;GPI_cleavage_site_score=0.55099994;~pfam_scan;Pfam:PF01798.14; E()=1.4E-80;score=270.0;query 171-399;description=Nop;~pfam_scan;Pfam:PF08156.9; E()=3.3E-15;score=56.0;query 2-66;description=NOP5NT;~iprscan;InterPro:IPR036070 : Nop domain superfamily;Superfamily:SSF89124; score=2.62E-86;query 158-401;description=Nop domain superfamily;~iprscan;InterPro:IPR012976 : NOSIC;SMART:SM00931; score=5.6E-31;query 164-216;description=NOSIC;~iprscan;InterPro:IPR002687 : Pre-mRNA processing ribonucleoprotein, binding region;Pfam:PF01798; score=1.4E-80;query 171-399;description=Nop domain;~iprscan;InterPro:IPR002687 : Pre-mRNA processing ribonucleoprotein, binding region;Prosite:PS51358; score=34.952;query 285-403;description=Nop domain;~iprscan;InterPro:IPR012974 : NOP5, N-terminal;Pfam:PF08156; score=3.8E-15;query 2-66;description=NOP5, N-terminal): protein MLILVETAAGYGLFKVENSKLIESDASDIAKYFETAEEGKKNVSLYSFKKFKKFQTAFDDINKLTESKLGKVLKKFIKKNIVKPKLDETLAICDKTLGGLIKKKYDINVAYTNSTQEIIRGIKTHLYSFLVGVQEEDSKLLKLSLSHSLNRFKLKFSADKVDLMIIQAVGLLEDLDKEINVFSMRLKEWYGWHFPELGKVVSDNKIYAKCVKIIGFRNNAKNVNLLEETTEEIQKEIKQLAEISMGTEIEEDDLNCINELADRLLELTDYRESLATYLKFRMHSIAPNLTYLVGDLIGAKLIARAGSLISLAKHPSSTLQILGSEKALFRALKTKSKTPKYGLIYHATLVGQSSAKAKGRISRSLAAKLSLCSRVDALGNFAEPSIGITCKTYLEKRLEHITTSLQNKLNNANNSKGQTNMQQGKYNPNQFNSMQNNKNNNSFNKKRDFLFKREADKNNKKFIKKQKRK from the coding sequence ATGTTGATATTAGTAGAAACAGCAGCTGGGTATGGTTTGTTTAAAGTTGAGAATAGCAAATTAATAGAATCAGATGCAAGCGACAttgcaaaatattttgaaactGCAGaagaaggaaaaaaaaatgtatctTTATACagctttaaaaaatttaaaaagtttcAAACTGCTTTTGatgatattaataaattaactGAATCAAAATTAGgaaaagttttaaaaaagtttataaaaaaaaatattgttaagCCAAAATTAGATGAGACACTAGCTATTTGTGATAAAACATTAGGAggattgataaaaaaaaaatatgatataaatgtagcatatacaaattcaacacaagaaataataagagGTATAAAAACCCATTTATATAGCTTTTTAGTAGGCGTACAAGAGGAGgattcaaaattattaaaattaagttTATCTCATTCGTTAAATCGATTTAAATTAAAGTTTAGTGCTGATAAAGTTGATTTGATGATAATTCAAGCTGTCGGATTATTAGAAGATTtagataaagaaataaatgttttttcaATGCGTTTAAAAGAATGGTATGGTTGGCATTTTCCTGAATTAGGCAAAGTTGTAAGTGATAATAAGATATATGCAAAATGCGTTAAAATAATAGGATTTCGAAATAATGCTAAAAATGTAAACTTATTAGAAGAAACTACCGAAGAAatacaaaaagaaataaaacagCTAGCTGAAATATCCATGGGTACAGAAATAGAAGAAGATGATTTAAATTGCATCAATGAATTAGCAGATAGATTATTAGAATTAACAGATTATAGAGAATCATTAGCTACATATCTTAAATTTCGAATGCATTCAATAGCTCCTAATTTAACTTATTTAGTTGGAGATTTAATAGGAGCAAAATTAATTGCAAGAGCAGGTTCTTTAATATCATTAGCTAAACATCCAAGTTCAACTTTACAAATTTTAGGTTCAGAAAAGGCTTTATTTAGAGCATTAAAAACTAAATCAAAAACACCCAAATATGGATTAATTTATCATGCAACATTAGTAGGACAATCTTCAGCAAAAGCTAAAGGACGTATAAGTAGATCCTTAGCAGCAAAACTTTCATTGTGTTCTAGAGTTGACGCCCTTGGAAATTTTGCTGAGCCTTCAATTGGTATAACTTGTAAAACATACTTAGAAAAAAGATTAGAGCATATTACTACCAGTTTACAAAATAAGTTaaataatgcaaataaCTCAAAAGGACAAACAAATATGCAACAAGGAAAATATAACCCTAACCAATTCAACTCTATGCAaaacaacaaaaataataattcctTTAACAAAAAGAGagactttttatttaagcGAGAAGCTgacaaaaataacaaaaagtTTATCAAAAAGCAAAAGAGGAAGTAA
- a CDS encoding Plasmodium exported protein, unknown function (term=annotation;date=20171003;qualifier=added_GO:0043657;qualifier=added_literature=pmid:15591202;curatorName=ucb@sanger.ac.uk;~;query 339-339;GPI_cleavage_site_score=0.46799996) has protein sequence MGVIKHRIFMVLKIINIILVLSSTQIPLNNNRVYNFQKITEPSSFKYPTRILCCASIANKIIKVCKEICCGLMEDDDNNEYYGKPRHSNKTQHDNKTKHDNKTQHDNESEYDDEDILDELSDYDDLSDDDEETKRDRKAKRPPRKKHGLRLKYFGRPLPEDELIIGRENQSDENWDGTHKSKLNPKYNTAGDIDLKLINSKKITKALIPFRITDEDIEKSEPDLLMHMVITDQIRITPKVASLIFYNIQMQIHKDMLILWKRAKQLINKLVIKHNISHERHTLRAFDLKNMFYSGCLHIRQTSLRLYQEYAITHRNSLDSTFLFFLREHHMEVCNFFFDASREFYSIITKAFGDVDMEGIVLVPEDEKELFFSPII, from the exons atGGGGGTAATAAAGCATCGAATTTTCAtggtattaaaaattatcaacATTATATTGGTTCTATCGAGCACACAAATACCATTG aataataatagagtatataattttcaaaaaataacagAACCATCATCTTTCAAATATCCAACCAGAATACTATGTTGCGCATCAATTgcgaacaaaataataaaagtttGTAAAGAAATATGTTGTGGCCTCATGGAAGATGATGACAACAATGAATATTATGGCAAACCTCGACATAGTAACAAAACTCAACATGATAACAAAACTAAACATGATAACAAAACTCAACATGACAACGAATCTGAATATGATGACGAAGATATACTTGATGAGTTATCTGATTATGATGATTTATCTGATGATGATGAGGAAACGAAACGTGATAGAAAAGCTAAGCGTCCTCCCAGAAAGAAGCATGGCCTCagattaaaatattttggcCGGCCTCTGCCTGAAGACGAACTTATCATTGGCCGCGAAAATCAGTCTGATGAGAATTGGGATGGTACGCATAAAAGTAAGCTAAACCCTAAGTATAATACGGCAGGTGATATCGAtttaaaattgataaattCAAAGAAAATTACTAAAGCTTTAATTCCATTTAGAATTACTGATGAAGACATTGAAAAATCGGAACCAGATCTACTAATGCATATGGTTATTACCGATCAAATCCGTATAACCCCAAAAGTAGCGAgtttgatattttataatatccaAATGCAGATACATAAAGATATGCTTATTCTTTGGAAAAGAGCAAAGCAACTGATAAATAAACTagtaataaaacataatatatcacATGAACGACATACATTGCGCGCatttgatttaaaaaatatgttctATAGTGGATGTTTGCATATAAGGCAGACATCTTTACGTTTATATCAGGAATATGCCATAACTCATAGAAACTCATTAGATTCaacatttctttttttcttaagaGAACACCATATGGAagtttgtaatttttttttcgatgcCAGTCGTGAATTTTATAGCATTATCACAAAAGCGTTTGGTGATGTCGATATGGAGGGAATAGTATTAGTACCAgaagatgaaaaagaactttttttttcacctattatttaa